cttaatttttaagacagcttaacagcgtcttttcatcgagtgaacgagtgtttggagttcatctttcgtaatcacatggtgccaagaatcaattatagcttcaNNNNNNNNNNNNNNNNNNNNNNNNNNNNNNNNNNNNNNNNNNNNNNNNNNNNNNNNNNNNNNNNNNNNNNNNNNNNNNNNNNNNNNNNNNNNNNNNNNNNNNNNNNNNNNNNNNNNNNNNNNNNNNNNNNNNNNNNNNNNNNNNNNNNNNNNNNNNNNNNNNNNNNNNNNNNNNNNNNNNNNNNNNNNNNNNNNNNNNNNNNNNNNNNNNNNNNNNNNNNNNNNNNNNNNNNNNNNNNNNNNNNNNNNNNNNNNNNNNNNNNNNNNNNNNNNNNNNNNNNNNNNNNNNNNNNNNNNNNNNNNNNNNNNNNNNNNNNNNNNNNNNNNNNNNNNNNNNNNNNNNNNNNNNNNNNNNNNNNNNNNNNNNNNNNNNNNNNNNNNNNNNNNNNNNNNNNNNNNNNNNNNNNNNNNNNNNNNNNNNNNNNNNNNNNNNNNNNNNNNNNNNNNNNNNNNNNNNNNNNNNNNNNNNNNNNNNNNNNNNNNNNNNNNNNNNNNNNNNNNNNNNNNNNNNNNNNNNNNNNNNNNNNNNNNNNNNNNNNNNNNNNNNNNNNNNNNNNNNNNNNNNNNNNNNNNNNNNNNNNNNNNNNNNNNNNNNNNNNNNNNNNNNNNNNNNNNNNNNNNNNNNNNNNNNNNNNNNNNNNNNNNNNNNNNNNNNNNNNNNNNNNNNNNNNNNNNNNNNNNNNNNNNNNNNNNNNNNNNNNNNNNNNNNNNNNNNNNNNNNNNNNNNNNNNNNNNNNNNNNNNNNNNNNNNNNNNNNNNNNNNNNNNNNNNNNNNNNNNNNNNNNNNNNNNNNNNNNNNNNNNNNNNNNNNNNNNNNNNNNNNNNNNNNNNNNNNNNNNNNNNNNNNNNNNNNNNNNNNNNNNNNNNNNNNNNNNNNNNNNNNNNNNNNNNNNNNNNNNNCAAGAACTCTGGAGCTCAATTTGAAATCGCTGATCATTAAATCTCTCCAACTTTCCTTATTAGATACCACCGGAAAATGATTCACGATAAAACTAACAGCTAAATCTTTCAATTTCATGTCATTATGCAATTCAGCTAATTGCAAGACATCACACACAATATTAGCAACTTCATCAGCTGATTCAGAAAGTTTGTTTTGCAATATATGAGAACAAGCATTCCGTAACGGTGGTACATCATACCTGTCACCTAACGAATACAGTGGCACAACAGTTTCCATTGATCGATCTTCAATCTCACCAGTGTAAAGGTAcattagaaagtttttaaacGTAATCTCAGAACAATCAGTGATGGTAATAGAATTGGATGAGGATTCTAAGAAATCGTGTTCCatcattttcttgaaaactGGTGAGCGGGAACATAACATGAACTTGTCAGCACGAAGTATGTTTTCACCAATGCGAATTTCTAAATCACACATTTCGCCAGAAGTATAAATAGATCTTAAGTCTTGAATTAACTCTTTAGGATAAGGTTTGATTTTTGGCTCTTCGTTAACTGGGGCTGAGGAGAATTTGTTATgacttttgttttttagaaaCGACAAAGAAAATTTAGGCTTGGCAATACGAGCTTCGGGTAGTTTTAACTGGAGtgtaaagagaaatttttccatatttaaatatattttataaggtaAAAGAAATTCACATATCTTCGTAGGTGATTTTAAACCACATTCCTGACAAACTCCACGTGGTGTCAATGGATAAGATAGTCCATTTGAAGTGAAGATTATAAGACTTAAGCTGGAAACTTTACTTGAAGCATAACAATCTCTcaagtaaaaagtaatttcacaaattttgagAGAGATATTTACATGAAAACTCAAATAACAGCCAGAAAACGAACTGCATAAAGTGCCGAAAGTAGGACTCCGATATAAAGCATAATATTCCCCTTTGCAAAAGTGCCAATtatatgaaaattcattttcagaaatttttcgaCTCTCAATTTTGCCAACTTCtaccataataattttatttccatattcaCTAAATCtgaagcataataaaaaaaatctcattcacgaagcatatcaaaataaaagggaaatagAACTGCTTTTCAATCTATGTACtgtaaaaagaaagattatCACAAATTGAACAATACCACATGACGAGTATGTTTGCGATAAAGTTACTGATAATAAAGGATTGTCTGGACAATAATGGAATTAATTTGAGAAGCTTTAGaagtcttaattatttattttgatttaaaataaagaatgtctCAAAACTAGATGAGTGAAACTGATGGCATGTctaaaaactatcaaatattttctacaaagtCTAATCCTTCTATTTAACAgtaaaggtaataaataaaacaattacaattataagaaaatgaCTATAACACTGGAATGATGTTTTACGGGTAAATAGTGGAGAATGactaaaagatttttgaaattttgttagaaaattctTTCGTAGAATTCAGtaataagaaactaaaatacTCAAACCCCCTGAGCAGAGTTGTTTTGAAGAGAAGGTGTTATCCTACTAGCACTTTCTCTCCAAAaacaattatacttttaaaaaacctttACTAAAACCATGATATTTAGTCACtctattcttttcaatttttatggtattaaagttagaaatagtatttcttttataatctcatatttaaaaaaaattggattaaaattgTCTTTCcaaaatgctttttcttctaacatcataatttttaaggacACTACTGATTTCAGTCttcgattaattttattttttagcaaccGGACAAATTTAACGAACAGAAgtcaataataatacaaaaattatctgaagtccgaaaataacctaacaaaaaaaatgggagcaaagaacaaaaacaaaattttggtaGATATGGTCCGTAACAATTCAGCAAGTCATCTATAGcaatttcgtatttatttttattcttttggcGTTGACTgtttagtaatattaatttcagttcCCTTTCTCAATTCTGTAGAGTATCAACAGAATTTTAAACACCAAGGCCCTGTGCGATTGTTGTTTTCCAGTTTCTGCTGTAGGCGGTAATGAAACGACCTGTGATATAGTCTTAAAAGGATATcatgaaacaaacaaaatgccATTACAAATGATCCAGTGTTGTTTGAAAGTTTCAGCAGTATTATGATAAGATGAATTTTTCTCCCTATAATGATTGATCTCGTCTTATCTAGTTTTTGGGTGTTCAAGATCATCAATGTATGATCATCAAGATCATACATTGATGTAGATCATCAAGAACACCatgtttatgcaaaaatataaggAACATAGCAAAAATCTTCTTTGAATAAATCTATTATTTCTTGAATAAGAAATCAATGATCGATGaagtaatcatttttgaaaGCACCTTTGTCTGCCGCTTAAAACATTCTTCAAAATGGGAATGAATGGTCTGTTAAAATGTTTCATGTTATTGGGGAAGACGGGTACAATGAAACATTCTATCTAAAATCATCGAAACTTGTCACACGGCGTTTCATCTATATACTTTATACACATATGTTCCAGTTACAGTTGTAGTTTGAATGCACTTAAACATTTACTAACTAGCAAAAAAAGATACTACATTTTAGccattgaaagtaaattttatttccaaacgTAATGttgttattttctgtttttgtttttatgtgtaataatatttctgtatgtataataaattgttGCTGTTATAGCTATATCTccgaagtaaaaatttaaaaaaaatgaatatgagaagttaatccaatttttttacatcgtaattaaatgcataaacaaTATCAGTCGGGATGCAAGAAGTAGTAACGGTAAAACAAGTTTCATATTGCCATGAGGGATTCATTTACTTACATTAACACTTTGCTTGTGTATATAATATCTCTATGTTAAATTAACATAGTACTGGTTGTCTGTTGTAAGAATTGTATGAATTTTCTGTAAAAGTAAGTGGTTTGTTATAATGAAAACCCTATACAGACCCCTCTATTAGAAGGTTATggtgttgaacattgatagtcataaactcagaattgggttgactgttaagcgctggttataaaatgaaatacaattacTTGTTGAAAGCGCATTGAAGCGTGTTCAATGATAGAGCGAAGAAACTATCGAAAGATTTCAGCAACCTTTCATTCAGCAACCTATCGTGTCAGCAATATTTCTAGGCTTTCAACTTAGTTTAATTCCTGTATCCTCCTCCACAAACACGACTTTACAGGAATCTCCATAACCAGAAATCGCAGTGATTTAAGTCGGGTGAACTAGGAGGCCAAGCATGGAAATACATAGATCaagttttggaagaaattttgcctttgtggaggattttttgattgAACCAAACcgtatttgtgttacatgaagaggaaaaacacgaaaaccttccacggttagcctgatggcaagcggactctaacccatgattcgtctaccactgagaatgtTTTATTGtgtctttataatttttcagcGTCATTGAtcattcttgattttttaaggCAGTGCTCCCTAACCATTTTATCGCCTCGGACCCGtcaatgtttgataattttactgtaGCTAGTTGAAGAGTGGAAAGAGTGAGACTGATTGTTAACATTTTATAGtggtttgatttattaaatttaatttaattttattaaaaaattctttctgaaTAAATCATTATCGCATGCTCAGTATTGGTGCGACTGTTAGTTGACGTCTTTTAAGCTTCCGGTTAATCTCTCGTCCATGAAAAGTTGTACGAACCcttgagaaataaattacaataaataaaatggaagtaATTTCATGTTCCTTGAATGGTCCGGTACTATTTGTACCACGGACCGTTACTTATCTGCGATCACTGCTTTCAGGGATCTTGACTTGGTCTTTTGGTGATTTGGTCTAAAAAAGCATAAGAGTAAGAATTTTTTGACTTTCCATAACTTATCTAAAATCTAGGGAAGGAttcggaatttattttaaaaaagttcaacatgagcacattcaattatttaaatgtaaaatttctttgtcaaacaataataaataatttataaattaagttttttcgagttaaaatttgaaggaaaacaATACATGCAcgataataatcattaaaatcatgTCAATGTCttgaaacaacttttaataGACAGTTAATATGCACTATATAAAAGTATGAAGCTCAAACAAAAGAAtagttatatcaaaaaaatatttcggatttttaaaaaaaaaattcttttgtctcaaataatataaaatatttaccaatattCAAGTGCTAGTTTAACTTCAAGCAGTATGTCATACTCAAACCAATtagcaagttttaatttaatagttttattagatGTCGAGTattctagtaaaaaattaatagaagaaCTGATTCAAAGACAAACTTTTGTGTGAATAAAGATATTTGAGTTTGCAGACTATTGTAGTTTGAAAAATGTGTGTGGCATTTTCtgttttaaccccttccttctcgctgtCGTGAAAATGACGAGGTGAGATTTCGcccgctatttctcgctcccgtgatattgacgggaatgttcagtagtaacgcgccaataagaataaaactaattcatttctttggccaggaaaaaattttatttctcattttacactccagatggcagtaccagggtatttttaaggtaattgtagatagtttattttaaactagttacaACACTAATCAAAtaagtaatacaaatacaaaagccaaaaaaatggcactttTATGAcggttttcttgaaaattaaccgatcgttaagagGTTAAGAGAGTGGGTTTCAATATTTCTGCCGTAacttgaaaagttttataagtATTGATACTTATTACTTAGAGCAGAACAGGTCATagcatgtatttttttcttcttcaaaaaattggaaattatgTTTGGAAAAACTCTCTAGACAACTTTCCTTAGggtaaatgaaaaatgaattaaccACAGTCATgcgaatgtaaataaatttagaatatattgaAAGCTTCACATATTCAATGAAAGAAACCATGTAAAGAAAATCTATATCAtctagggtaaaccaaccagtgagggaacactacccagtgaaggaacacttcctatatattgattaaaaataggaatttgaaagtttttctttagattgattggtaataATAGCTTACTActaaacaataggaagtcatctaacaatgttttggattacctggtcaaatggACGCcgctggaaatttttttgaatttgttattatctctgcaacacctagcttctttgaaaaaaatataaggtgagtgtttgtatttagatgtttgaagtggaattaattgcatgtaatagttttatttttctcactgtgaaaaagagaattcaaaatatatttattgaagttacgttttattttttttaagcatcatagcagaATAACTGAGATAAGGgagtgtttattcactggatcaccaaacgatgaaaaaccagtgaaggaacaagtgttcctttactgggttttcttctaagttaatgaaaataaaagataaactttaatttgtttgtatctttagtgatgttccgcatcaaaagtatgctaaaaatacgaaaaacaacttctaatcagtgagggaacaggcatgttcctttactgggcatagtaCAGTATGCGttaatgaacagtatgtgttaatatgttgacagtttaattttcaattcatgattacaaaaaaaaagttaacatttcccaagtatttatatgttataatttcaagaataggcttgtttttaaatatttgtatatcttataaattcataaggagcattaaaaaaacaactaaaattaagtgttcctttaccgggtgttcattcactggtaagagctgttccttcacttggtcttcttactacttgttatttgaacctccaaaacttttaaacaatattatgtaagttctctacaatttttttacataatttgcaattagtaacaaatatgttgacactgtcatttaactaaaattacgaattttgaaattaatatgattttttaaaaggcaagcgaagcttaagtgttccttcactgattagtttaccctataaattattttctcaaacaAAAAGCAGGGCTAAAATATTGATTgacaattttaagcaaatacgAGATCATGGTATAATATGATTTCgctatgaataaatattagGGGCACATTTTGgcagtcatttaaaatttaatttaaccaaaaatatgTGTAAACTGCGAGATTAGAATATTGATGATAAATTCGAAGTTATATTCTTTACGCTCgacaaaatgatgaaaattacttttataaacttgaaaataaagtttgatattaaagccgaaattctgattaaaaacaatgcgcttattttttaaaatctttcttcaaattcaaaacTCGCATTCgtgttttatcaaaatttaaatcgttaaaacaaaacagttaaaactaaaagttaataaatgcaGTGTTTAATTCATAACTAAGTCTATTTGTAAAGTTATTCAAATCTTCGAtttcttagaataaatattccggttaataaaaccaaattcgATTAAAAcggatgtaattttaaaaaactgtccACAATCGTTTGAATCAAAAAATGGTGGtcgaaaatctgaaattttttttctgtaaatttattttccttgattataactattttttgaaagccaaagaaaaatttaatcgcAACAAAAATCGTgttgaatttttcatatttaaataatttgctgaatttttactttattgtacttatgaggaaaaggaaaaaaacgtgcggaaacattttcgaaaattttgacagcaaaaattagatttttagtaattttttttaactttattaaaatgttgagTTTGTAAgtagaataaatcaaaattgtatttcaagTGCACTTATAgactttttgaaaacttatttttttgggATTTGTTTAGAGAAGttgtggaatttaaaaatattaaaggcaTATGACAGTTTTGAAATTGTATGGTTCTTATAAAGAAAcgtttatacaattaaaaacaaaaacattagaTGCGcatatttgagtaaaaaattttaagactccataggttaaaatattcttcttgcATTTGACTCAAAAACTTCTTTTGTGTGGTTTTAACTTTGTTTCAAACAACCAACAGAGTGTTCTGAATCAAAAAACAGCAagcaaatgtaaaaataagagttaataaaaatatttattaactgtgAGTTATTTTTTACGATTCcgagttgattttaaatttttccatcatTGAGAACTAATTGTAAAAGcagacaatttatttttcgtaaaatttaacaattcctttttgaaaataatgttaaaatattgtgtttaacgaatgaaaaatacaagtaaaatgcatgaaaattgcattaaattgctcattaaattttttaaaaacctctatttaattttttgaatttttagaaacttcgttgaatacaaaactattgaTCACCTTTGCCAGCTACAAAGTTGCATTGTTTTTTGGAAAGAAAGGTACAtacaatgaaaaacaaaaacaatttacctGTGACTATTTTcgcgagaaaaaaattaaaaattaaaacgttgctattt
The Parasteatoda tepidariorum isolate YZ-2023 chromosome 9, CAS_Ptep_4.0, whole genome shotgun sequence genome window above contains:
- the LOC122269845 gene encoding uncharacterized protein, whose product is MEKFLFTLQLKLPEARIAKPKFSLSFLKNKSHNKFSSAPVNEEPKIKPYPKELIQDLRSIYTSGEMCDLEIRIGENILRADKFMLCSRSPVFKKMMEHDFLESSSNSITITDCSEITFKNFLMYLYTGEIEDRSMETVVPLYSLGDRYDVPPLRNACSHILQNKLSESADEVANIVCDVLQLAELHNDMKLKDLAYMD